The following proteins come from a genomic window of Athalia rosae chromosome 1, iyAthRosa1.1, whole genome shotgun sequence:
- the LOC105684173 gene encoding uncharacterized protein LOC105684173 isoform X1: protein MMPWRDRCKSSRLKKSKKDPKGHRSLAELALAFFSKVDRYRSRMKLPRDPPCRCAACWSESLPHSQIHRKNCFSSRHSSSPASSCSGALSFSSSGTAKSFQSEPPLTSSRHRHTVTRDIGKPSDQRSPIPFIFGSRDTEFEAHKDHRRKHEGYSSARVTDKMIVPITTNNNDNLESGHSVLRERDNRLQDYPKDRIGYHSKWDKKEDSVRVHKNDKAVDGGCCFTCSSSENCSGGKVAQNVTGASNLQRKKFHDAATGNVVNYPRKIFEDKAVGDEKEILRHDFSKPFNRESENNANILHNNSHTRVVNKDHGLRHVYYEKGSSNNSRENSRERRARDLDGKLTIDRNMKGAHNRHDPDHSLERSTSSNTCRENVRDKVIDKQYDDAKDRVRENRSKVISKDKIKSKKYDRCEAIGSTDSTISCEVYQDHRRKPRKKGSDCSKMSFVMADKPLDRPTAVLERSVASGTSHDSISSHSRSNAHTSRNK from the coding sequence ATGATGCCCTGGCGCGATCGTTGCAAATCCTCGCGgctcaaaaaatcaaaaaaagaccCAAAAGGTCATCGTTCCCTGGCCGAGCTGGCGttggcatttttttcaaaagtggaCAGATATCGTTCCAGAATGAAGTTACCGCGTGATCCACCCTGTCGTTGCGCTGCCTGTTGGTCCGAGTCTCTTCCTCATTCTCAGATTCACAGAAAAAATTGCTTCAGTTCTCGTCATTCGAGCTCGCCGGCTTCGTCTTGCTCCGGAGCACTGTCGTTCTCGTCCTCCGGAACCGCGAAATCTTTTCAATCCGAGCCCCCGTTGACGTCATCGAGACATCGGCACACCGTGACCAGAGATATTGGCAAACCTAGCGATCAGCGTTCTCCAATTCCGTTTATCTTTGGAAGTAGAGACACAGAATTTGAAGCGCACAAGGATCATCGAAGAAAGCATGAAGGATATTCTTCTGCTCGAGTGACGGATAAAATGATCGTTCCGATTACGactaacaataacgataatttagAATCGGGACACAGTGTGTTACGGGAAAGGGATAACAGGCTGCAAGACTATCCTAAGGATCGTATCGGGTATCATTCGAAATGGGATAAGAAGGAAGACAGCGTCAGGGTTCATAAAAATGACAAAGCTGTTGATGGGGGATGTTGTTTCACATGCAGTTCGAGCGAAAATTGCAGTGGTGGGAAAGTCGCACAGAATGTGACGGGCGCTTCTAatttacagagaaaaaaattccacgacGCTGCAACGGGGAACGTTGTAAATTATccgaggaaaattttcgaggacAAGGCAGTGGGCGACGAAAAGGAGATCCTTAGGCACGATTTCTCTAAACCATTCAATCGAGAAAGCGAAAATAACGCTAATATTCTGCACAACAATTCTCATACCCGCGTTGTTAATAAGGATCACGGTTTACGTCACGTTTATTACGAGAAAGGTTCCTCGAAtaattcgcgagaaaattcTAGAGAGAGAAGAGCGCGAGATTTGGATGGAAAATTGACAATTGATCGCAATATGAAGGGTGCGCATAATCGTCATGACCCGGATCATTCGTTGGAAAGATCTACGTCGTCAAATACATGTAGAGAAAACGTACGCGATAAAGTCATTGACAAACAATATGACGACGCAAAGGATCGAGTTAGGGAAAACCGGTCAAAGGTCATTTCCAAGGATAAGATCAAATCAAAGAAATACGACAGGTGCGAGGCCATCGGTAGCACAGACTCGACGATCAGCTGTGAGGTTTACCAGGATCACCGGCGAAAGCCACGTAAAAAGGGCAGCGACTGCAGTAAAATGTCGTTCGTTATGGCCGACAAGCCCTTGGATCGTCCTACCGCAGTTTTGGAACGATCCGTAGCTTCCGGAACTTCACATGACTCGATAAGTAGTCATTCGCGAAGTAACGCGCACACATCGCGAAACAAATAA
- the LOC105684173 gene encoding insulin-like growth factor-binding protein-related protein 1 isoform X2, translated as MIHFETVLLLIVSVARVSWSVEEDAHKAISQTPSPSWTPGCNQCAYYRCPGDLERCALGPVTDSCGCCPKGVCARLPGESCWNSTLQGKLAPERRNDGFCAENYQCQLRTDLHAEDEPEAICVCAEEGYACGTDNITYSTTCQLLDVSRQAKKKSLALKNKGPCPSRPEMQSARHLVLVESAGRMISVECDVKAFPLPKISWRYRSADGKTFIELPGPEHDAVINSMDGPDPMTRSSTMQLARLTKDHRGSYECIASNPSGKDALYAYLDVTD; from the exons ATGATTCACTTCGAAACTGTGCTACTGCTGATTGTCTCCGTGGCGCGGGTCTCCTGGTCCGTCGAGGAAGATGCTCACAAGGCTATCTCCCAAACGCCTTCCCCGTCATGGACTCCTGGCTGCAACCAGTGCGCGTATTACAGGTGTCCGGGCGACCTGGAACGTTGTGCTTTGGGCCCGGTCACCGATTCCTGCGGATGTTGTCCCAAAGGTGTTTGCGCCAGACTTCCGGGAGAGTCCTGTTGGAATTCAACTCTTCAGGGTAAATTAGCCCCGGAACGACGCAACGACGGATTCTGTGCGGAGAATTACCAGTGCCAACTACGCACCGATCTTCACGCCGAG GACGAACCCGAGGCGATATGCGTCTGTGCCGAAGAAGGTTACGCCTGTGGAACGGACAACATAACTTATTCGACAACCTGTCAACTATTGGACGTCTCTCGtcaagcgaagaaaaaatctctcgCCCTGAAAAACAAGGGCCCTTGTCCGAGCCGGCCGGAAATGCAGTCCGCCAGACATCTCGTGCTCGTCGAATCTGCGGGGCGGATGATTTCCGTTGAATGTGACGTCAAGGCGTTCCCGTTGCCGAAAATATCTTGGCGATATCGCTCCGCGGACGGAAAGACCTTCATCGAACTACCAG GACCGGAACATGACGCGGTTATAAATTCCATGGATGGTCCCGACCCCATGACGAGAAGTTCCACCATGCAACTCGCTCGTTTGACGAAAGATCACAGAGGGTCTTACGAGTGCATCGCGAGTAACCCAAGCGGAAAAGACGCCCTGTACGCTTACCTTGACGTTACAGATTAG
- the LOC105684172 gene encoding prominin-1-A: protein MPLLRVILVIVASLKISASQDTNELDLLNTGNCSTTDNNVDSPRNVTIGEADEFDETFEESETLADETRDNTNISHLKTLSLPKDWDQSPVLKFPKSPIDDRYKMAALHLDKGYFIFDFVRSFLSAVQPNDVPIDLLRDVFNNRITVAKLVSESIYVEAGFLVLVGVCCLLACVTPGIEIWLTCRPMHSDPEPSQHPGFLAFLLSVSVFVLGSGMLTMMACNEAVGAAVEKIPITMQTALEDLGNYHSGTTTQLRLTLTRSLDVASEALLADLDNVEDLLGKPVQEELSAETGLDVALDALLDVANVTTELSSRTETLFKSAEKARVAGEELGRETSELRRQMETAARGCPQSDRPLCATLDPSGLHLALRLDRLLRDDRLLRLRGTGRDNLTESGRQARGEYLYVPHHVARTTLDARNAIRREISNARSRITEEARGLETTTTELSRHLETARKITNDIVPHLANFEQTRWLVGIGTVLAVLVVWTLLLSALCCRCGSAEEKIRPILISAVILSCVISVALWAVVLADLTLTTHTEMLLCRPLHDPEYRTVEALLETRGFLEKPLGVPLKELLRKCEENQAAYPVFHLGGSTTLEHLTAHWTWPGLARAIPKLKVDLKGLKILTPNLQLRLQNLLYASGSNLTEHRIRIQGPVLNKDLGALSEQLDNVARQLRDRKTARDLDAIASTTRNLLERKVKPLVKMYDDLVYQLTTLEMQLQPLQRQVNQSMSHLKTIQYYIDNQGEKIAQQKTKAYVDRIGSYLDQWRVHILAEMGTGVARCRPLWDVLNGVRLLLCQHVMGPLNGFWLATVLCALVLMASTPTAHLLAAVYKKEDLKKETILLPSRMESPDTIVMDRETWRTPETPPSDGW from the exons ATGCCGCTCCTCCGAG tGATCCTTGTGATTGTAGCGTCGTTAAAGATATCTGCGTCGCAAGACACGAACGAACTAGATTTATTAAATACCGGCAACTGTTCGACTACCGATAATAATGTCGATTCGCCACGTAACGTGACAATCGGCGAGGCTGATGAGTTCGACGAAACTTTCGAAGAATCGGAAACTTTGGCCGACGAGACCAGAGATAATACGAACATCTCACACTTGAAAACCCTGAGCCTACCCAAGGATTGGGACCAATCACCCGTTctcaaatttccaaaatccccTATAGATGATCGCTACAAAATGGCCGCCCTTCACCTCGACAAGGGATACTTTATATTCGATTTCGTCAGAAGTTTTTTATCCGCCGTTCAACCCAACGACGTGCCGATCG ATTTGTTGAGGGACGTATTCAACAACAGAATTACCGTGGCCAAGCTAGTTTCGGAG TCGATCTACGTGGAAGCGGGTTTCTTGGTGCTAGTCGGAGTTTGCTGTCTTTTGGCCTGCGTTACGCCAGGGATAGAGATATGGCTAACGTGCCGTCCCATGCATTCGGATCCCGAGCCATCCCAGCATCCAGGATTTTTGGCCTTCCTGCTGAGCGTCTCCGTTTTCGTCTTGGG ATCCGGAATGCTCACCATGATGGCCTGCAACGAAGCCGTCGGTGcagcggtggaaaaaattcccatCACGATGCAGACCGCTCTTGAAGACCTTGGAAATTATCACAGCGGCACCACGACGCAGTTGAGACTCACCCTTACGCGGAGCCTAGACGTAGCGAGCGAAGCCCTCCTCGCCGACTTGGACA ACGTTGAAGATCTACTTGGTAAACCCGTGCAAGAAGAACTCTCGGCGGAGACTGGCTTGGATGTCGCTTTAGACGCCCTCCTAGACGTAGCGAATG TGACGACGGAGCTTTCCTCCCGGACGGAAACGCTTTTTAAATCTGCGGAAAAAGCGCGTGTGGCGGGCGAAGAATTGGGAAGAGAGACCAGCGAACTTAGACGGCAGATGGAAACAGCCGCAAGGGGATGTCCTCAGTCTGACCGACCCCTTTGCGCCACCCTAGACCCGTCAGGGTTACACCTGGCGCTCCGCCTCGACCGG CTCCTCAGAGACGACCGACTTCTTCGACTCCGGGGGACCGGAAGAGATAATCTGACCGAGTCGGGTCGTCAAGCGAGGGGCGAGTACCTCTACGTTCCTCACCACGTAGCCAGGACCACCCTCGATGCCAGGAACG CAATTCGACGTGAGATTAGCAACGCCAGGAGCAGGATAACCGAAGAAGCGAGGGGCCTGGAGACCACGACAACCGAGCTGTCCAGGCACCTGGAGACTGCGAGGAAGATTACCAACGATATCGTTCCACACCTCGCCAACTTTGAGCAGACCCGGTGGCTGGTTGGCATAG GTACCGTTCTGGCGGTTTTGGTGGTCTGGACGTTACTTCTGTCAGCTCTCTGTTGCCGTTGTGGATccgcggaggaaaaaattcgaccGATTTTAATAAG CGCGGTGATTCTCAGCTGCGTCATCTCCGTCGCTTTGTGGGCCGTCGTGTTGGCAGATCTGACCTTGACGACGCACACCGAGATGCTCCTCTGCCGCCCCCTGCATGATCCGGAGTATCGGACGGTCGAGGCGCTCCTGGAAACTCGGGGTTTCTTAGAAAAACCCTTAGGTGTCCCTCTAAAGGAGTTACTCCG CAAATGTGAGGAGAACCAAGCGGCATATCCGGTCTTCCATCTGGGTGGCTCTACTACCCTCGAACACCTCACGGCGCACTGGACTTGGCCAGGACTAGCAAGGGCGATACCGAAACTCAAGGTCGATCTCAAAGGACTCAAAATCCTCACGCCAAATTTGCAGCTCAGACTACAGAATCTTCTCTACGCCTCCGGATCGAACCTCACAGAGCACAGAATCAGG ATCCAAGGGCCAGTCCTGAACAAGGACCTTGGCGCGCTTTCGGAGCAACTGGACAACGTGGCGAGACAACTGCGGGACCGTAAAACAGCCCGTGACCTTGACGCGATCGCGTCAACGACGCGTAATTTATTGGAACGCAAGGTGAAACCGTTGGTGAAGATGTACGACGATCTGGTTTACCAGTTAACCACATTGGAGATGCAGCTGCAGCCTCTTCAGCGACAAGTAAACCAGTCGATGTCCCATCTCAAGACCATTCAGTATTATATCGATAatcagggtgaaaaaatagcccaacaaaaaacgaaagctTACGTCGACAGGATCGGCAGCTACCTTGATCAATGGCGAGTCCACATCCTCGCTGAAATGGGAACGGGCGTTGCTCGTTGTCGACCGCTGTGGGACGTTCTCAACGGTGTTCGACTGCTCCTCTGTCAGCACGTTATGGGACCCTTG AACGGCTTTTGGCTGGCTACGGTCCTCTGCGCATTGGTGTTAATGGCCAGCACTCCAACGGCGCACTTATTGGCCGCTGTttacaaaaaagaagatttgaaaaaagagactATTCTTTTGCCCTCCAGAAT GGAGAGCCCGGACACAATCGTCATGGATCGAGAAACTTGGCGCACTCCAGA aacGCCACCGTCTGATGGCTGGTGA